In Opitutaceae bacterium TAV5, one genomic interval encodes:
- a CDS encoding N-formylglutamate amidohydrolase produces the protein MQTPAAATVKRSDVPRRSPLRRAAPPLCPWRSLTPSRRHIRCWFSRVGQKPPAENLSPAGAGHFPAFLTFPLHPPPDMPLPLHLLRLSAFLFTGLTLAAQPYEAGGTYYGRQNYIEYRAGNLPLILTTGHGGDRTPAEIPDRTWGTLVTDTNTRELAIACYDEIVARTGRYPHLVISHLNRTKLDPNRDIVEGAQGNAPAEQAWNEFHNFIAAARASAESAYGFGHVMDIHGHGHTIGRLELGYALGASQLNRTDAVLNNPGYAWMSTFRTLALLRPGVPFSDLIRGERSLGDLFNLRSVPAWPSPQYPVIGDELFFDGGYIVRSHTCLLDNSTVNGVQIETHYGVRSSASTRATFASRFANVLQPYLWYNYGFDLGTISLARITPPANSLLVRGGGSLALTVRRTGYLGLSSTLALSFGGTAVRGAGGDYTASVSTLYFPADEDTATLTLAPAAAGPVFGDRTLEIALAPSATQSADLTPLVLTLSDGLSQIVRVSSPAGSVAEPAGAVTFRLTRTRTDDTLTVPLAWSGTAITGTDYEDPPATAVFPAGADSVDVTVPLVNDGRAEPDKTLVLSIGTPSAGLAGHPSSASVRLLDDDRPAGLALWLRGDLDGNIAPDSSDYRRHATTLPANGPSSNGPVPSATDGDDSPAIVFDGVDDTLALPRFTLDPDGAFTLAFHFRLDAGGTISSKNLFSYGTRGESGSLHLYLATTNVANGTVSLRTSLGGLSANALDVPLTSPQTWQDGVWRHYALAVAADGSARVYIDGQLMRTATGRSGRLSPDELAWFGWRPASGNSTSFLAGTLRDIRLYDHALPATGIPALATGRQTWAGWLAEKYPDTTSLPSVEPADGDLSPLLRYALGGDPVRATPLPGYKVWLENDRLRLRFLRETTASDLSWTVEASADAAGPWTPLARRTSSDTDWQVLAAGASVTESGGRVVVTDSVSAGSLPRRFLRVVVAVSGTTTASVATTPAGMMSFSVPAPLPGQAESWAYNAISLAKPVSASGRISAITVRDGLTLLTDDTAGWSDNSYNSAPGSRYSTHYLELVTGPARGMIADIVATSGAEHTLTLDGDLGNADLAGSIYRIREHWTLANLFGADNPPGLSRGSILNADLVSLWSGSSYNVFYYRETSTGQGWRNAANVSVNESGVVIYPDQGVFFTRRGSTALHLRYVGEIRHEPFSVRIEPGFNLISALAARDITLAESGLFTGSPETGLKAGATVTADTVAVWDGASFQVYYVRSTAAGLQGWRRADNVSIDASGALIPAGAAIIITRQPDLSGFFWNRPDIQ, from the coding sequence ATGCAAACGCCCGCCGCCGCCACCGTCAAGCGGAGCGACGTCCCCCGCCGTTCTCCCCTCCGCCGGGCGGCTCCTCCCCTCTGCCCGTGGCGTAGCCTCACGCCATCCCGCCGGCACATCCGGTGCTGGTTTTCACGGGTCGGTCAAAAGCCGCCCGCGGAGAATCTCTCCCCGGCAGGGGCCGGCCATTTTCCTGCGTTTCTCACTTTTCCGCTTCACCCGCCTCCAGACATGCCACTCCCGCTTCACCTCCTGCGCCTGTCCGCTTTCCTTTTCACAGGGCTGACGCTCGCCGCCCAGCCCTACGAGGCCGGCGGGACTTACTACGGGCGCCAGAACTACATCGAGTACCGCGCCGGCAATCTCCCCCTGATTCTCACCACCGGTCACGGAGGCGACCGTACTCCGGCGGAGATTCCCGACCGCACCTGGGGCACCCTGGTCACCGACACCAACACCCGCGAGCTCGCCATCGCCTGCTACGACGAGATCGTAGCCCGCACCGGCCGCTACCCGCATCTCGTCATCTCCCACCTCAACCGCACCAAGCTCGACCCCAACCGCGACATCGTCGAGGGCGCCCAGGGCAACGCCCCGGCGGAGCAGGCCTGGAACGAGTTTCACAACTTCATCGCCGCCGCCCGCGCCTCCGCCGAATCCGCATACGGATTCGGCCACGTCATGGATATCCACGGCCACGGACACACCATCGGTCGCCTCGAACTCGGCTATGCCCTCGGCGCCAGCCAGCTCAACCGGACCGATGCCGTGCTCAACAATCCCGGCTACGCCTGGATGAGCACCTTCCGCACGCTGGCGCTCCTGCGGCCCGGCGTGCCGTTTTCCGACCTGATCCGCGGCGAGCGCAGCCTCGGGGATCTCTTCAACCTGCGCAGCGTTCCCGCCTGGCCCTCACCCCAGTACCCCGTCATCGGCGACGAGCTTTTCTTCGACGGCGGCTACATCGTCCGCAGCCATACCTGCCTCCTCGACAACAGCACCGTCAACGGCGTGCAGATCGAGACCCACTACGGCGTCCGCAGCTCCGCCTCCACCCGCGCCACCTTCGCCTCCCGCTTCGCCAACGTCCTCCAGCCGTATCTCTGGTACAACTACGGATTCGACCTCGGCACGATTTCCCTCGCCCGCATCACGCCCCCTGCCAACAGCCTGCTCGTTCGCGGCGGCGGCAGCCTCGCGCTCACCGTCAGGCGCACCGGCTATCTCGGCCTCTCCAGCACGCTCGCGCTCTCTTTCGGCGGCACCGCCGTCCGGGGCGCGGGCGGCGACTACACCGCCTCGGTCTCCACGCTCTATTTCCCCGCCGACGAGGACACCGCCACCCTCACCCTCGCGCCCGCTGCCGCCGGCCCCGTATTCGGCGACCGCACCCTCGAAATCGCCCTCGCGCCGAGCGCCACCCAGAGCGCCGATCTCACCCCGCTGGTGCTCACCCTGAGCGACGGCCTCAGCCAGATCGTACGAGTCTCGTCGCCCGCCGGCTCTGTCGCCGAACCGGCCGGCGCCGTCACCTTCCGCCTCACCCGCACCCGGACCGACGACACCCTCACCGTGCCTCTCGCCTGGTCCGGCACCGCCATCACCGGCACCGATTACGAGGATCCTCCCGCCACGGCCGTCTTCCCCGCCGGGGCGGACAGCGTCGATGTCACCGTGCCGCTCGTCAACGACGGCCGCGCGGAACCGGACAAGACCCTCGTCCTCTCGATCGGCACCCCTTCCGCAGGCCTCGCCGGCCATCCCTCGTCCGCCAGCGTCCGCCTGCTCGACGACGACCGCCCCGCCGGCCTCGCCCTCTGGCTGCGCGGCGATCTCGACGGCAACATCGCGCCCGACAGTTCCGACTACCGCCGCCACGCCACCACCCTGCCCGCCAACGGCCCCTCCTCGAACGGCCCCGTCCCGTCCGCAACCGACGGAGACGACTCGCCCGCCATCGTCTTCGACGGCGTCGACGACACCCTCGCCCTGCCCCGCTTCACCCTCGATCCCGACGGCGCCTTTACCCTCGCCTTTCACTTCCGTCTCGATGCCGGCGGCACGATCAGCAGCAAAAACCTCTTTTCGTACGGCACCCGCGGAGAATCCGGCTCGCTCCATCTCTACCTCGCCACCACCAACGTCGCCAACGGCACCGTCTCGCTCCGCACCAGCCTGGGCGGCCTCTCCGCCAACGCCCTCGACGTGCCCCTCACCAGCCCGCAAACGTGGCAGGACGGCGTCTGGCGCCACTACGCCCTCGCCGTTGCGGCGGACGGTTCGGCCCGCGTCTACATCGACGGCCAACTCATGCGCACCGCCACCGGTCGCTCCGGCCGGCTTTCCCCGGACGAACTGGCCTGGTTTGGCTGGAGGCCGGCGTCGGGCAACTCCACCAGCTTCCTCGCCGGCACCTTGCGCGACATCCGGCTCTACGACCACGCCCTCCCCGCAACCGGCATCCCCGCCCTCGCCACCGGCCGCCAGACCTGGGCCGGATGGCTTGCCGAAAAGTATCCGGACACCACCTCCCTGCCGTCCGTGGAACCCGCCGATGGCGACCTCTCCCCGCTGCTCCGTTACGCGCTCGGCGGCGACCCAGTCCGGGCGACTCCCCTTCCCGGTTACAAGGTCTGGCTGGAAAACGACCGCCTGCGCCTGCGCTTCCTGCGCGAGACCACGGCCTCCGATCTTTCCTGGACAGTCGAGGCCTCCGCCGACGCGGCCGGCCCCTGGACGCCTCTCGCCCGTCGTACCTCTTCGGATACAGACTGGCAGGTGCTTGCAGCCGGCGCCTCCGTGACCGAATCCGGCGGCCGGGTTGTCGTCACCGACAGCGTCTCCGCCGGCAGCCTCCCCCGCCGCTTCCTCCGCGTGGTCGTCGCCGTATCCGGGACGACCACCGCCAGCGTGGCCACCACCCCGGCCGGCATGATGTCGTTTTCTGTCCCCGCTCCGCTTCCCGGGCAGGCGGAGTCCTGGGCTTACAACGCCATTTCGCTGGCCAAGCCGGTCTCGGCCAGCGGCCGCATCTCCGCCATCACGGTGCGAGATGGTCTCACCCTTCTGACCGACGACACCGCCGGCTGGTCCGATAACAGCTACAACTCCGCCCCCGGATCCCGTTACTCCACCCATTATCTCGAGCTGGTCACCGGTCCCGCCCGCGGAATGATCGCCGACATCGTCGCCACATCGGGCGCGGAGCATACCCTCACCCTTGACGGCGACCTCGGAAATGCGGACCTCGCCGGCAGCATTTACCGGATTCGTGAACACTGGACACTCGCCAATCTTTTCGGAGCCGACAATCCTCCCGGCCTGAGCCGCGGCTCCATCCTGAATGCCGACCTGGTCAGCCTCTGGTCAGGCAGCTCGTATAATGTTTTCTATTACAGAGAAACTTCCACCGGCCAGGGTTGGCGCAATGCGGCCAATGTTTCTGTAAACGAATCGGGCGTCGTCATCTACCCCGACCAAGGCGTGTTTTTCACTCGTCGCGGCTCCACGGCCCTGCATCTCCGCTATGTCGGCGAAATTCGTCACGAACCGTTTTCCGTGCGGATCGAACCCGGATTCAACCTCATATCGGCCCTGGCTGCCCGCGACATCACGCTGGCCGAATCCGGCCTGTTCACCGGCTCTCCGGAAACCGGCCTGAAAGCGGGGGCGACGGTCACGGCCGACACCGTCGCCGTGTGGGACGGAGCCTCTTTTCAGGTCTATTATGTAAGATCGACCGCAGCCGGACTTCAGGGCTGGCGCCGGGCAGACAACGTTTCCATCGACGCCTCCGGCGCCCTGATCCCTGCCGGCGCGGCGATCATCATCACGCGCCAGCCCGATCTCTCCGGCTTCTTCTGGAACCGGCCCGACATTCAGTAA
- a CDS encoding Vi polysaccharide biosynthesis protein vipB/tviC, with protein sequence MSSISPRLRKALVTGGAGFIGGHLVRTLLEAGTEVVVLDNFRTGSPDNLAGLPAPGVRLVRGCITDRATVRDAVQGCDAVFHLAALVSVPESMERIHECVTLNVTGLLTVLEEAAAAGARKLVLSSSAAIYGDDPEVPKREDMRPAPKSPYAITKLDGEYYCALFAAAGRIETASLRYFNVFGPRQNPNSAYAAAVPIFIRRALAGQPVAIHGDGGQTRDFVYVRDVVAANLFAARTAGLTGVFNVGYGGSLTILELAQRIIAQTGSASRIVHEAPRPGDVRHSRASAEKLLAAGWTPGYDLDRGLAETLAWYREQH encoded by the coding sequence ATGTCATCCATCTCTCCCCGCCTTCGCAAAGCCCTCGTCACCGGCGGCGCCGGTTTTATCGGCGGGCACCTCGTCCGCACGCTGCTCGAAGCCGGCACGGAAGTCGTGGTGCTCGACAATTTCCGCACCGGCAGTCCGGACAACCTCGCCGGTTTGCCCGCACCCGGTGTGCGGCTGGTGCGCGGCTGCATCACCGACCGGGCGACGGTACGCGACGCGGTGCAGGGCTGCGACGCCGTGTTTCACCTCGCCGCGCTCGTCAGCGTGCCCGAGTCGATGGAGCGTATCCACGAATGCGTGACGCTCAACGTCACCGGCCTGCTCACGGTCCTGGAGGAGGCGGCCGCCGCCGGCGCGCGCAAGCTCGTGCTTTCCAGCTCCGCCGCGATTTACGGCGACGATCCCGAAGTGCCCAAGCGCGAGGACATGCGCCCGGCCCCGAAAAGCCCCTACGCGATCACCAAGCTCGACGGCGAATATTACTGCGCGCTCTTCGCCGCCGCCGGCCGCATCGAGACGGCGAGCCTGCGGTATTTCAACGTCTTCGGTCCGCGCCAGAACCCGAACAGCGCCTACGCGGCGGCCGTGCCGATCTTCATCCGCCGCGCGCTCGCCGGCCAGCCGGTGGCGATCCACGGTGACGGCGGCCAGACGCGCGATTTCGTTTACGTGCGCGACGTGGTGGCGGCCAATCTCTTCGCTGCCCGGACGGCGGGGCTGACGGGCGTTTTTAATGTCGGTTACGGCGGCAGCCTGACGATTCTGGAACTGGCGCAGCGCATCATTGCGCAGACCGGCAGCGCCAGCCGCATCGTCCACGAAGCGCCCCGGCCCGGCGACGTCCGGCATTCGCGGGCCTCCGCCGAAAAGCTCCTCGCCGCCGGCTGGACGCCGGGCTACGATCTCGACCGTGGTCTGGCCGAGACGCTGGCGTGGTACCGGGAACAGCACTAG
- a CDS encoding aminoglycoside phosphotransferase codes for MSATTLPPLSGFATLGHRFALYGEVVAAVPYGSGHINDTFAVTVSQAGAPVRYIWQRINHRIFTDVPALMDNITRVTTHQQARLAAGGAADASRRALTVVPGRDGRPYVRDDYGAWWRAYLFIENALTYDKIETPAQARTAACAFGEFQRLLADLPGGRLRETIPGFHDTPRRYAALEAAIAADTAGRAASVAEEIAFARSREPLSRRLTDLLAAGLVPERVTHNDTKLNNVMLDNATGEGVCVIDLDTVMPGLSLYDFGDMVRTATNAALEDETDLALVVARPEIFVALAEGFLAGAGAALNDTERAHLVTGGQVMTYEVGIRFLTDYLQGDVYFKTKRPHHNLDRARNQFALLRSLEAQADAFRQIIGETWGKLKEPSDN; via the coding sequence ATGTCCGCTACCACCCTCCCGCCGCTTTCCGGATTCGCGACCCTCGGTCACCGCTTCGCACTTTATGGAGAAGTGGTGGCCGCCGTCCCGTACGGATCGGGTCACATCAACGACACGTTTGCCGTGACCGTTTCGCAGGCCGGCGCGCCGGTCCGCTACATCTGGCAGCGGATCAACCACCGCATCTTCACCGACGTCCCGGCGCTGATGGACAACATCACGCGCGTCACCACCCACCAGCAGGCGCGCCTGGCCGCCGGCGGCGCGGCCGACGCCTCGCGTCGCGCGCTCACGGTCGTCCCCGGACGCGACGGCCGGCCGTATGTGCGCGACGACTACGGAGCCTGGTGGCGCGCCTACCTGTTCATCGAAAACGCGCTCACTTACGACAAGATCGAAACGCCCGCCCAGGCGCGCACCGCCGCCTGCGCGTTCGGGGAATTCCAGCGCCTGCTCGCCGATCTGCCTGGCGGGCGTCTGCGCGAGACGATCCCCGGGTTTCACGACACGCCCCGCCGCTACGCCGCGCTGGAAGCCGCCATCGCCGCCGACACCGCCGGGCGCGCCGCTTCGGTCGCGGAAGAAATCGCCTTTGCCCGCAGCCGCGAACCGCTCTCGCGCCGCCTCACCGACCTGCTCGCCGCCGGCCTCGTGCCGGAGCGCGTCACGCACAACGACACCAAGCTCAACAACGTCATGCTCGACAACGCCACCGGCGAGGGCGTCTGTGTGATCGATCTGGATACGGTCATGCCCGGCCTTTCGCTCTACGATTTCGGCGACATGGTGCGCACCGCGACCAACGCCGCCCTGGAAGACGAGACGGATCTCGCGCTCGTGGTCGCCCGCCCGGAAATTTTTGTCGCGCTCGCCGAAGGTTTTCTCGCCGGAGCCGGCGCGGCGCTCAACGACACCGAACGCGCCCACCTCGTGACCGGCGGCCAGGTCATGACGTACGAGGTCGGCATCCGTTTCCTCACGGACTACCTGCAAGGCGACGTCTATTTCAAAACGAAACGCCCGCATCACAACCTCGACCGCGCCCGCAACCAGTTCGCTCTCCTGCGCAGCCTCGAGGCGCAGGCCGATGCGTTCCGGCAGATCATCGGGGAAACGTGGGGAAAGCTGAAGGAGCCCTCTGATAATTGA
- a CDS encoding nucleotidyltransferase, with amino-acid sequence MQLTLLVLAAGMGSRYGGLKQVDPMGPAGETVLDYSVYDAIRAGFDRVLFVIRRDFEEAFRASVGARFAGSIRVDYVFQSLDALPAGHTVPAGRTKPWGTGHAVWCAREALGDDAFAVVNADDFYGADSFARLAAFLRAAGAATATPPEYAMVGFSLANTLSEHGAVSRGVCEVDTHGLLAGIEEHTGILAAEVGPGADAKYRPATIVSMNCWGFTPAFLPQLDACWRTFLQKHGGDEKTEFYLPFAVNDLLRAGSARVRVLPTGSQWFGVTYREDKPRVQASIAALVAADDYPSPLWH; translated from the coding sequence ATGCAACTCACTCTCCTCGTTCTGGCCGCGGGCATGGGTTCCCGTTACGGCGGGCTCAAGCAGGTCGATCCCATGGGGCCGGCCGGCGAAACGGTGCTCGATTATTCGGTGTACGACGCGATTCGCGCGGGCTTCGACCGCGTGCTGTTCGTCATCCGGCGCGATTTCGAGGAGGCGTTTCGCGCATCGGTCGGCGCGCGTTTTGCCGGAAGCATCCGGGTGGACTACGTGTTTCAGTCGCTCGACGCGTTGCCCGCCGGCCACACGGTTCCCGCCGGCAGGACCAAACCCTGGGGCACCGGTCACGCGGTGTGGTGCGCGCGCGAGGCGCTGGGGGACGACGCATTTGCGGTGGTCAACGCCGACGATTTTTACGGCGCCGACTCGTTCGCCCGTCTCGCCGCCTTCCTGCGGGCCGCCGGGGCGGCGACGGCGACACCGCCCGAATACGCGATGGTGGGTTTTTCCCTGGCCAACACGCTGTCCGAGCACGGCGCCGTCTCGCGCGGTGTTTGCGAGGTGGATACACACGGGCTGCTTGCCGGGATCGAGGAGCACACCGGCATTCTGGCGGCCGAGGTCGGCCCGGGGGCGGATGCGAAGTACAGGCCCGCGACCATCGTGTCGATGAACTGCTGGGGTTTCACGCCGGCCTTCCTGCCGCAACTCGACGCGTGCTGGCGAACGTTTCTCCAAAAACACGGTGGCGACGAAAAAACCGAGTTTTATCTGCCTTTCGCCGTCAACGACCTGCTCCGCGCCGGCTCCGCCCGCGTGCGGGTGCTGCCGACCGGGAGCCAGTGGTTCGGCGTCACTTACCGCGAGGACAAACCCCGCGTGCAGGCCTCCATCGCCGCGCTCGTCGCCGCGGACGATTACCCGTCGCCGCTGTGGCACTGA
- a CDS encoding transcriptional regulator, whose protein sequence is MLHIRNRPVGCFTFFGGLSASRFSNPMPAPAQKSKSRQRLETHVRACMESETWPVDQPLPTTRELAKKFGLSAATAFRLLQRLAQEGQVWQHSSGRFYKVAAQLLLDRPRPVACLIRRLELCSALYRELLEGISAGSGEARRAMLLWHDDVLVNHPDPAKPPVFAGAAAQRLLLDGFLERHGADAGGFVLDHLWADAVLKRAAARLAPGVLLFRQAPAGVALSNVRADFGAAATQALAHLSGRGFDRIVPVSPFDGDPAVDEFFGALEKEARALGCEERLAPRVHARTPEEQAALVAALPKKKRTALIVPEDHVAASLHALAVAAGRACPEAVGVLSVMGTDVGKAAGLSCLGFDFRAMGRAAVSLLGEPEPRSVVFPPVLTLGGTT, encoded by the coding sequence ATGTTGCATATTCGCAACAGACCTGTTGGCTGTTTCACGTTCTTCGGCGGCCTGTCCGCCTCCCGCTTTTCCAATCCGATGCCGGCTCCCGCTCAAAAATCGAAATCCCGTCAGCGTCTCGAAACGCATGTGCGCGCCTGCATGGAGAGCGAAACATGGCCCGTGGACCAGCCGTTGCCGACCACGCGCGAGCTGGCGAAAAAATTCGGTCTCTCCGCGGCCACCGCCTTTCGCCTGCTCCAGCGGCTGGCGCAGGAGGGGCAGGTCTGGCAGCACAGCAGCGGCCGTTTCTACAAGGTCGCCGCGCAGCTGCTGCTCGACCGTCCGCGCCCGGTGGCGTGCCTGATCCGGCGGCTGGAGCTGTGCAGCGCGCTCTACCGCGAATTGCTCGAAGGCATCAGCGCGGGTTCGGGCGAGGCGCGGCGGGCGATGCTGCTCTGGCACGACGACGTGCTCGTCAACCATCCCGATCCGGCAAAACCGCCGGTCTTCGCGGGAGCGGCGGCGCAGCGGTTGCTGCTCGACGGTTTTCTGGAACGGCACGGCGCCGATGCGGGCGGCTTCGTGCTCGATCACCTCTGGGCGGACGCCGTCCTGAAACGCGCCGCCGCCCGGCTCGCGCCCGGCGTGCTTCTCTTCCGCCAGGCGCCGGCGGGCGTGGCGCTCTCCAACGTGCGCGCCGATTTCGGAGCGGCGGCCACGCAGGCGCTCGCGCACCTGTCGGGGCGCGGTTTCGACCGGATCGTGCCGGTGTCGCCCTTCGACGGCGACCCGGCGGTGGACGAGTTTTTCGGCGCGCTGGAAAAGGAGGCGCGCGCGCTCGGTTGCGAGGAACGGCTCGCCCCCCGGGTCCACGCCCGCACGCCGGAGGAACAGGCCGCGCTCGTCGCCGCGCTGCCGAAGAAAAAACGCACAGCGCTGATTGTCCCCGAGGACCATGTGGCGGCGAGCCTGCACGCGCTCGCGGTCGCGGCGGGGCGCGCCTGCCCGGAGGCAGTCGGCGTGCTTTCCGTCATGGGCACCGATGTCGGCAAGGCCGCCGGCCTGAGCTGCCTCGGCTTCGATTTTCGCGCCATGGGCCGGGCGGCGGTCTCCCTGCTCGGCGAACCGGAGCCGCGCAGCGTCGTTTTCCCCCCGGTGCTCACGCTCGGCGGCACGACGTAA
- the glyA gene encoding serine hydroxymethyltransferase (catalyzes the reaction of glycine with 5,10-methylenetetrahydrofolate to form L-serine and tetrahydrofolate), with the protein MLNASPLKTLDPEIHSAISAEFARQQSHIELIASENFTCPAVMEAQGSVLTNKYAEGYPGKRWYGGCEFVDKVEQLAIDRAKKLFGAEHANVQPHSGSQANFAVYTAVLQPGDKILGMNLSHGGHLTHGNPANFSGKLYNFVQYGVREDTGLIDYDELAAIAAREQPKMITVGASAYSRIIDFARMGEIARSVGAYLFADIAHIAGLVATGVHPSPVAHADFVTTTTHKTLRGPRGGLILCKAAHAKAIDSAVFPGGQGGPLMHVIAAKAVCFAEALKPEFKTYTQQLVKNTQALAAAFAKRGYKIVSGGTDNHLFLLDLRHNLPELTAKKAQETLDLAHITLNKNTVPFETRSPFQASGIRIGGAAVTTRGLGEADMDEIAAAIDTVLKAIDTDGQAAAIDDAKARIARLTAKYPLPYTL; encoded by the coding sequence ATGCTCAACGCCTCGCCGCTCAAGACACTCGATCCGGAAATCCATTCGGCCATCTCGGCCGAGTTTGCCCGCCAGCAAAGCCACATCGAGCTCATCGCCTCGGAAAATTTCACCTGCCCGGCCGTCATGGAGGCCCAGGGCAGCGTGCTCACCAACAAGTACGCCGAGGGTTATCCCGGAAAACGCTGGTACGGCGGCTGCGAGTTCGTGGACAAGGTCGAGCAGCTCGCCATCGACCGCGCCAAAAAACTCTTCGGTGCCGAGCACGCCAACGTGCAGCCGCACTCCGGTTCGCAGGCCAACTTCGCCGTCTACACCGCCGTCCTCCAGCCCGGCGACAAGATCCTCGGCATGAACCTCAGCCACGGCGGACACCTCACGCACGGCAACCCGGCCAACTTCTCCGGCAAGCTCTACAATTTCGTCCAGTACGGCGTCCGCGAGGACACCGGCCTCATCGACTACGACGAGCTCGCCGCCATCGCCGCCCGCGAGCAGCCGAAGATGATCACCGTCGGCGCCAGCGCCTACTCGCGCATCATCGACTTCGCCCGCATGGGCGAGATCGCCCGCTCCGTCGGCGCGTACCTGTTTGCCGACATCGCGCACATCGCCGGTCTCGTCGCCACCGGCGTCCATCCGTCGCCCGTCGCCCATGCCGACTTCGTGACGACCACCACGCACAAGACCCTGCGCGGACCGCGGGGCGGCCTCATCCTCTGCAAGGCCGCGCACGCCAAGGCCATCGACTCCGCCGTGTTCCCCGGCGGCCAGGGCGGCCCTCTCATGCACGTCATCGCCGCCAAGGCGGTGTGCTTCGCCGAGGCGCTGAAACCCGAGTTCAAGACCTACACGCAGCAACTCGTGAAAAACACGCAGGCGCTCGCCGCCGCCTTCGCGAAACGCGGCTACAAGATCGTTTCCGGCGGCACCGACAATCACCTGTTCCTCCTCGACCTCCGGCACAACCTGCCCGAACTCACCGCCAAAAAGGCGCAGGAGACGCTCGATCTCGCGCACATCACGCTCAACAAAAACACCGTGCCTTTCGAGACGCGCTCGCCCTTCCAGGCGTCCGGCATCCGCATCGGCGGCGCGGCCGTGACCACGCGCGGACTCGGCGAAGCCGACATGGATGAAATCGCCGCGGCCATCGACACGGTCCTGAAAGCCATCGACACCGACGGCCAGGCCGCCGCCATCGACGACGCGAAAGCCCGCATCGCCAGGCTCACCGCGAAGTACCCGCTGCCGTACACGCTCTGA
- a CDS encoding DNA polymerase III subunit gamma/tau, which yields MSNNGYQVIARKWRPQTFDDVVGQDHVVRTLKNAIARNRIAHAYLFVGPRGTGKTSTARIFAKALNCTGGPKADFDPADPAVKSITDGTSMDVIEIDGASNNSVDQIRDLRDDVRYAPTQGKFKIYIIDEVHMLSTAAFNALLKTLEEPPEHVKFVFATTDVQKVLPTILSRCQRFDLKPIPDELIIKRLAQIGAEEKISATPEALACIARMADGGMRDAQSIFDQMISFCGAEIGEADVLDVYGLVSAEQIAALAGAIAAGNHQELVRIVEDCDANGRDLVRLLHDLQGEIRQALLDAIANNGRTTRLGNVPMTTEQVTRLLDALREGEGSVKLGLSDKINFEVTLLKAVESSRSRAIDSLIRELAALAEAAPDPAGAAAGDEKKKP from the coding sequence GTGTCGAACAACGGTTATCAGGTTATCGCCCGCAAATGGCGCCCCCAGACATTTGACGACGTCGTCGGACAAGACCATGTCGTGCGCACGCTGAAGAACGCCATCGCGCGCAACCGCATCGCGCACGCCTACCTCTTCGTCGGCCCGCGCGGCACGGGCAAGACCTCCACCGCCCGCATCTTCGCCAAGGCCCTCAATTGCACCGGTGGTCCCAAAGCCGACTTCGACCCGGCCGATCCCGCCGTCAAGTCCATCACCGACGGCACCTCCATGGATGTCATCGAAATCGACGGCGCTTCCAACAACTCCGTCGACCAGATCCGCGACCTCCGCGACGACGTCCGCTACGCGCCCACCCAGGGCAAGTTCAAGATCTACATCATCGACGAGGTGCACATGCTCTCGACGGCCGCGTTCAACGCGCTGCTCAAGACACTCGAAGAGCCGCCCGAGCACGTGAAATTCGTGTTCGCCACCACCGACGTCCAGAAGGTCCTCCCGACGATCCTCTCGCGCTGCCAGCGTTTCGACCTGAAGCCGATCCCCGACGAACTCATCATCAAGCGCCTCGCGCAGATCGGCGCCGAAGAAAAAATCAGCGCCACGCCCGAAGCCCTTGCCTGCATCGCCCGCATGGCCGACGGCGGCATGCGCGACGCGCAGTCGATCTTCGACCAGATGATTTCCTTCTGCGGCGCGGAAATCGGCGAGGCCGACGTCCTCGATGTGTACGGCCTCGTTTCCGCCGAGCAGATCGCCGCGCTCGCCGGCGCCATCGCCGCCGGCAACCACCAGGAGCTCGTCCGCATTGTCGAGGATTGCGACGCCAACGGCCGCGACCTCGTCCGCCTCCTGCATGATCTTCAGGGCGAAATCCGCCAGGCGCTGCTCGATGCCATCGCCAACAACGGCCGCACCACGCGGCTCGGCAACGTTCCCATGACGACCGAGCAGGTCACGCGCCTGCTCGATGCCCTGCGCGAAGGCGAGGGCAGCGTGAAACTCGGCCTCTCCGACAAGATCAATTTCGAGGTCACGCTCCTCAAGGCCGTCGAATCCAGCCGCAGCCGCGCCATCGATTCGCTGATCCGGGAACTCGCCGCGCTCGCCGAAGCCGCGCCGGACCCCGCAGGCGCCGCCGCCGGCGACGAAAAAAAAAAGCCCTGA